The sequence TGAATTTATGTGTATGGTTGAGCACAGCTTGTTTGACAGTACATGGGGCCCGTTTGCTGTAGAGAGTTTAAACTTGATTgacattatttacaaaacatatttacactcTCAAAATGGGTTTTGCACACCGGTACATTGCTAgctgtcagtttttttatttacctatttTCCATAATGTCTCACAATGCTCAAGGGaattttgtgttaaatattgtacagttttttttcttttaacttgtGTTAAAACAGATACTATATTAGAAACTGGAGTGTTAATTTGAGTATGTTCAACACAGCAAAAAATTATTGtgctatttgttttatttttgtccattttgctGCTGTCTTTATGTTTTGATCACTTATTTTTGatatcagatatttaaatatctAACTTTAGTAATTCTTGTGCCTTTGTTTCTAATATCTTTTATCCTGGTGTTATTTGCGCAGGGGAGGTTTTACGTGGAGATCGTATTGTGAATACGCTCTACAATGTAAAGATGAACGAGGATAAGAAATGTGAGCTGATGTGCAGCAAGAAGAAGCTCAACGTGGAGGAGAGTAAACTGGTGGCTGAACGAATCCAGGAGGAGTACTACGTCCACCTGTGAGTTCATCCCATTTACCCTCTAATGCCCGTTTATCAAGCAGAAAACCAACAAGCTAGTTCCAAATAATTGCTCTTAATATAATCCAACATGGCTTAGGAACCAGTTTTTAATTTCCCACAtgaaatttgtgtttattttagtttttactttcttGCATTTATAATCTAACTGTGGGAATTAAAGGCTTGGAAATTGAAAACCAAGTGAAAAGCGGTGTTTATGTGTGTTATTTCAGGATTGCAGACAACCTTCCAGTTGCCACAAGGTTGGAGTTTTACCCCAACAGAGAAACGGGAGGAGATGAGGAGCAGAAGAAGGTTGCAGATAAAGATGTTCAGTTTGAACATGGCTACAGACTTGGCTTCGTCGACAACAACAAGGTAGATTTCACACCCGCCTCTTTGAAGCAGCTTTTGCCTCATCACTCACTAACTCACCCAACCCGAGGAATGCACATGTTTATCATTAGCCATACAAGTGAATGTGAATATAGTAGGATAtcgttaaaaataattttatttctgttttcttataaAGGCTTTACATGAACTTTTGAATGTCACATAAGacaatttaaatagtttaaaaacagTGAGTTAAAGATTCTATATAGATTTTATGAGCTGATAAAGCCCATCAGTAAAtgttaggggtgcaccgatttatcgaCCAGCCAATTTATCGGTGCTTATTTCCTTAATTTGGGGAGATCTGTGATCAGCCGATTTTTACAtatgaagccgatcttatccactgatcttatctaaTTTGGCAAAGGTCTAAGAATCAGCCTCTATCCTCTTCTGCTCTCAGACAagaaaggtttgactgacagaccggcccaccaaGTTATGTCTGCATGTTTATGATTAACAATCGTGACCTCACTGCTGCCAACTCAACAACTTTCTTGacatattgagcaacatttcagacaaaaaaaattgatattggCCAAAATTGGATTTGGCaggttaagctttttaaaagatcggtaattggtgattggccagaaaactgcagttggTGCACCCATAGCAAATGTATAATGTGAACTTTgtgtgaaattttaaaatgtctcaaaacagaaaacaaaacacaaacatgtttccaTCTACTTGTTTGGAGCGAATCAAGCAGGCTGTGCAAATGTTGATAGCAAGGCTctaacaaacaggaagtagatgtCGTAAACTGGCATCTACTTAGAATCATGGAGAGTCTTCACCTCACACTCTAGGTTTGGacagagaaatatttcagaaaaggTGAAAACCACTCCAAGCTCGCGTTTATCAGTTCAATCAACTGGATTTCCAGTTCTCAGCAMTATGAAACAGGCGCTTGTTAAAACACTAATTAAATCCtgtggtttttttgttcttgtttcagttttttctgcaCAACCACCTGTCCTTCATCCTGTACTTTCACAGGGAGAAAGTAGAAGAGGGAGAGACTCACAACTACAGAGTGGTGCGTTTTGAGGTTGAACCTCAAAGTGTCAGAGTGGAAGGTTGGTATCAACACAAGCTTTCCAAAAGCTTTGACTTTGGTGattgtgtcaaactcgaggttAACGCTAACTATTTTGGTCAAATGAAGCAAATGTGTCGGTTAGAAAGTCACCTGttgctttgaatttatttttctttttttgatatGTAGATCTGAAGGctgttgaaacagaaaaaacctGCACTCTGCCTGAAGCCAGTGGTTCTGTCCTCCAGGAGATTGACCCAACCAAAGACAACGAGATTCTTTTCACATATTCTGTCACATGGAAGGTCAGCGAAATGAAACCCTTTCTAATCAAAATTCAGACATGGTGGTAAAACATCTAAAGCCCTCGATATAAATAGATCAGCTGGTCTGACgcaaagaataaacaaaacacttctgatgtttttaaactgaatttagaaaatatgttgGTTAAAAAACAGTCATCATAAGGATTTACCTGAATAAGATAAAGGTGGTGTACTTAAATATTGCAGTTGGCATAAAATTAAATTGACCATCCATGTTTTTTCAAATGGCAAAACTCAGCTCCCCTAAATTtcttagctatttttttttaatcaacagatTGGGGGGGGTTTTGCTGCTGATTCTGATGGATGTGGTGATGAACTAGGTTTATCTCGCTTAAAAGACAAACCTGTGTATCTTTTAACAGTAATCGGAGATCTCTTCTCAGACACTTAGGCCATCTTTAAGTCCCTACTGTGAATCTTTAAAATGCGTTTAAGAGCATTTACCATCCTGGTGCCATAAGATTTCAGTGTGTTTTCCTGATTTCAAAGCTCGAGTTCACTGTTTGGCCTGCCGTTGTTGACTACGTTTTGATACCAAACCAGGTATCAAAACCTCGTTTGATACCTGGTTTTAAACCAGGTATCTATCTATCCAATCtatctaatttttttagatagaTTAGGTTTATCTAAAAAATTTGATAAACCTAATCtaatttttctcagtttgaCTCCCTGAACTTCTTGTCTCATTTGCACAGGAGAGTGAGGTGAAGTGGGCGTCTCGCTGGGACACATACCTGACCATGAGCGACGTCCAGATTCACTGGTTCTCCATCGTCAACTCTGTGGTGGtcgtcttcttcctctctggtACGGCTGTAAGGCTTCATGA is a genomic window of Poecilia reticulata strain Guanapo unplaced genomic scaffold, Guppy_female_1.0+MT scaffold_715, whole genome shotgun sequence containing:
- the LOC103461178 gene encoding transmembrane 9 superfamily member 4-like, which translates into the protein MAAEAMETWWALLLLVALLPVGRSFYVPGVAPQDFHEGAQVEIKAVKLTSSRTQLPYEYYSLPFCKPGSVLYKAENLGEVLRGDRIVNTLYNVKMNEDKKCELMCSKKKLNVEESKLVAERIQEEYYVHLIADNLPVATRLEFYPNRETGGDEEQKKVADKDVQFEHGYRLGFVDNNKFFLHNHLSFILYFHREKVEEGETHNYRVVRFEVEPQSVRVEDLKAVETEKTCTLPEASGSVLQEIDPTKDNEILFTYSVTWKESEVKWASRWDTYLTMSDVQIHWFSIVNSVVVVFFLSGTAVRLHDLCSLLKQTSEVRNGTTD